The sequence below is a genomic window from Cataglyphis hispanica isolate Lineage 1 chromosome 13, ULB_Chis1_1.0, whole genome shotgun sequence.
aatcattgTAAACAACTTatgaaacatattataataattaatcttgataatcttgttttctattaattttaaatgtagatgtctaaaattttttctttacatatgtattgttacattaattttaattcgatttgAATTTCAGCAAAGACTTTCTACTTTTCTGAtttaatctgtaaaaaaaaggcCCTATTACATATTTGAccatatctaatttatatctgCTTATTTGATGTGCTATATTCTCTCTCGTATAGCTTGCGAACTTTTGGAAGAAGGCGTGGCAGCTATTTTCGGGCCTGCAAGCCCGCATACTCGCGGAATAGTCGCGAGCATTGCCGCGCGATATGAGATACCGCATATCGAATATGTTTGGCGGGAAAAAGAGACAGTACAAGCGGaaatggaagaaaataaaatttcctcaATGACCATAAATGTGTACCCAGACAGCGAGATGGTCAGTCAGGTCAGTCGGATCAGtctcgtgataaaaaaatatattttatcaaaaagcaATACGTCGTGTGCAGATgcgctataaatttattagagtttttaaAGGGgttcaaatatattgcaaCCATAATCCGTaagaattcaaattttgcGCAATTTATATCTTCAAAGAACATATGtgttcataaaagaaaaatatgtaaagtatgctaaatcataataatatttaaaatttttacactgATCAATTGTCTAGGCTATCGCCGACGTTGTTGACTCGATGAAATGGCATCGCTCCGTGGCGATTTATGAAAACAATGAAGGACTGTCACGCATTCAAAAAGCTTTGTCGGTGAAACAACAAAAGGATAATTCTATTAGCAATTCCATCATAATTCGACAACTGGACGATGGAAAACAGTATCGTCCGATGCTCAAAGAGATACGCAACTCGTCTATTTTCAATGTCATCATTGATGCCAAAGACCCGGAAAAGATTAATGATGTTCTCGAGCAGGCGAAAGAAATCAAACTGCTTGGAAATTATAGCAATTTCGTTATAACATATTTGGTAATAATACAAAacttacacattttattaaagagtttcaaagataaaaatttaattaaagaaataaaacaaaatagttaatagaaattgaaaattctgataaaattcatatacatgttaattaaataatattataaaaaatcaataagatGTGATTGATGattgtgagaaaaaattaaaatatatttctattaaaattgcagGATGCATCAAAACTACGTATCCCCGAGATACAAAATGGCACTTCTGCCAATATCACCGGATTCaacataaaacaaaatgatgtagaaaatattaccTTGGTAAACATACAGGCATTTTTAagtagcaataaataaaacgatatattcgtcataaatataatattaaaaaaatttatcttttcactatatatatttaacctttaaatatatttatttaaagattatttatttaaaataaataaaaaatatatcttaaatcaaatatttaaatttcaagtataataataatttcgagtTTACAACAAGAAACAATTCTATCTCAGCtgtttattttacgttttaatatttatgtcaaattaaacaaatactttatatttatgttaaattgatTAGGCAGAATTTAGACTAAAGTATcacttttcaaatttattaacttgactatttataatttcgttgCAGATAGAGTCGGCGATTCTCTATGAAGCAGTATTCTTGCTGAATAAAGCGATAGAGACATTAAATTCGAGAAACACTGATAACGATGAACCTATAAGAATTGATCCTGTACCACTCTCTTGCGagcaaaatcaaaaatatcaagcGGGACCCAATATTACGAGCATTATGCGAGAGGTAAGTTCTTTTAcgtctctctcttattattcgaTAGAGAAAATACGCTTGGCCATAATCTCTTTCAAACCTAattgatttatcaaattttaagagaCGAATGATAGATTAATATTCCGAAAAGTAAAGCAAAAGAAAGTGATTAATATACTAACATGCGCTTTTTTATCAGACTCTATCAAAGAGTAATAATTggcataagaataaattttccgCGAATTTTCATTGCTCGATTGAAACTTAAACAAgcatattttgtgtatattaaatatactcaaatttaaattaattatatatttgtaatgtaactaataataaatttccgtTATAGTTATCAAAGATGGGGAAGGTAACAGGCGTCATGAATATTGATGAATACGGCCGTCGACGGAACTTTAACATTACGATACTGGATTTTCGACCGGATATGATTCCAATTGGTTATTGGGATTCTAATGGTCTACATCCTGTACAAACGGAGAAGGACCGCGAaagctatttatataaaagcatcCAAGATAAGACGTTCATAATTAGCACCAGAGTAGTTCGTAATGTTGCTTAATGCATTatctgttaatattaaaattgatttttacattaatagatCACATTAGCtatcaaaagaataatatttaaaaaaaattgttacatctCGCTGACTGCATCAAGTGCAaatctgaaataattatatcgtattattattaaaagtaaaaaaattctcgtaATAAAGGAAAATAGTAAATTAAGTAGaacaacattaaatataaaataattttgcttttgatatcttatagtataataaaaataaatactatatagtcagcgtaatatcaaaataaaacctATGCTATTGGCATGAAAAACAAAAGCATTgtgtacattttaatttatatttaattgagataaagaaatcaatgaaatttataacgtAAGACttcataataaatctaatgtcATTTTCGgctaaaattatacaaaaatgaacaaaattatGTAACTGATTCCAAAGCTTTCAAAAACATATACAAACCCTTTTTTCCGTCTGATTTAGGGTGCACCCTACGTAATGGAAGTCACTGATGGACAACAACGAGGATATTTGATCGATCACAAATATTACGAAGGCTATTGCATTGATTTAATCGCCGCTATTGCAGAGCAGCTAGGATTTAAATACCAATACGAGCTCGTGCCTGGACCATATAATGGTCTAATTAAACGCCTTGTGGATCGTGTATGTAAAACGTTTTGTattcgcaaaattatataaaattatattgatataaaaagtgaTTTAAATTGCTCTCaagaacattaaattaattttctttatcggtctgttaaaatataaagcaatcAAATCAACTATTTTCGCAtcgaatataagaatatattaataataaaaaattaatatatttaaaaaaaacatatcttCTCTAAAATCATCGTCCATTAGTTAGCATTACTCTTGATTTCTTACAATCTTTCAGGAAAATAGACAAGTACACCTATTCaattttgttctcttttttaaaaataagttgatattataattacttttctttttttgcagaaaTCTGATCTTGCGATTTGTGATTTAACAATAACACGTGAACGTATGAATATTGTGGATTTTAGCCTGCCGTTTATGAATCTcggtaacaatattttttaagt
It includes:
- the LOC126854027 gene encoding glutamate receptor ionotropic, kainate 2-like isoform X2, with the translated sequence MMILTALRLDKLVTCELLEEGVAAIFGPASPHTRGIVASIAARYEIPHIEYVWREKETVQAEMEENKISSMTINVYPDSEMVSQAIADVVDSMKWHRSVAIYENNEGLSRIQKALSVKQQKDNSISNSIIIRQLDDGKQYRPMLKEIRNSSIFNVIIDAKDPEKINDVLEQAKEIKLLGNYSNFVITYLDASKLRIPEIQNGTSANITGFNIKQNDVENITLIESAILYEAVFLLNKAIETLNSRNTDNDEPIRIDPVPLSCEQNQKYQAGPNITSIMRELSKMGKVTGVMNIDEYGRRRNFNITILDFRPDMIPIGYWDSNGLHPVQTEKDRESYLYKSIQDKTFIISTRVGAPYVMEVTDGQQRGYLIDHKYYEGYCIDLIAAIAEQLGFKYQYELVPGPYNGLIKRLVDRKSDLAICDLTITRERMNIVDFSLPFMNLGISILFSKPEEKRPELFSFLSPLSTDVWIYMATAYLGVSIMLFLQARMAPGEWDNPHPCNADPEELENNFDLKNSLWLTIGSLMQQGCDILPKAPSIRMLASMWWFFTLIMISSYTANLAAFLTAEKMDAPIKGVEDLAGQTKIKYGAVGGGATVAFFRDSNSTLYKRMYATMNEVRPSVFVKDNKEGVERVLNSKRTYAFLMESTSIEYETERKCKIEQIGTLLDNKGYGIALPRNSEYRIPINGVILKLGEKGELQKLKKRWWQENGGGQCKKDEEVKSATSELGIANVGGVFLVLGVGCVASLIVAIFEFLWNIRKVAVREKITPKEALIAELKFAVNIWATKKPVKIAKSSGASSLEGGLGRAASTARSIVGSFLRLDMLDKFDKDHNTNNRSNDRKIN